From Anaerobacillus sp. CMMVII, one genomic window encodes:
- a CDS encoding ABC transporter ATP-binding protein has product MVEQPLLEVKQLKKYFDVDGKKLKAVNNLSLSIREGETVGLVGESGCGKSTAGKTIIRLYNPTGGEVFFNGVDISRLSPKEMKKLRRQMQIVFQDPYASLNPRMTVEDIIGEPLDLHKAATGKERKKRIKELLELVGLNAEHMSRFAHEFSGGQRQRIGIARALALNPKFIVCDEPISALDVSIQAQVVNLLKELQQKLNLTYLFIAHDLSMVKYISDRILVMYLGNMVELTDSETLYDEPLHPYTKALLSSVPIPDPGLTRERIIIEGEVPSPINPPSGCVFRTRCPVAMDICAQHIPEWKEVKKGHFTACHLFE; this is encoded by the coding sequence ATGGTAGAACAACCGCTATTGGAAGTTAAGCAATTAAAAAAATATTTTGATGTAGACGGAAAAAAGTTAAAGGCTGTGAATAATCTATCCCTTTCTATTAGGGAAGGGGAAACCGTTGGCTTAGTTGGTGAAAGTGGCTGTGGGAAGTCTACAGCTGGAAAAACAATCATCAGATTGTATAATCCCACTGGTGGAGAAGTATTTTTTAATGGTGTGGATATCTCACGCCTCTCCCCGAAAGAAATGAAGAAATTGAGACGACAAATGCAAATTGTCTTCCAGGACCCATATGCTTCTTTAAATCCAAGGATGACCGTCGAAGACATCATTGGCGAACCTTTGGATTTACATAAAGCAGCTACAGGAAAAGAGCGGAAAAAGCGAATTAAAGAATTGCTTGAGCTTGTTGGGTTAAACGCTGAACATATGAGTCGTTTTGCTCATGAATTTAGTGGTGGACAACGACAAAGAATAGGAATTGCCAGGGCTTTAGCGTTAAACCCAAAGTTTATCGTCTGTGATGAGCCAATCTCTGCACTTGACGTATCGATCCAGGCTCAGGTTGTAAACCTGCTAAAAGAACTTCAACAAAAACTAAATCTAACGTATCTGTTTATCGCTCATGATCTTTCAATGGTAAAATATATTTCTGATCGCATTTTAGTCATGTACCTTGGAAATATGGTAGAGCTAACAGATAGCGAGACACTATATGATGAACCGTTACACCCATATACAAAGGCATTATTATCATCAGTGCCAATACCGGATCCGGGGCTTACTCGAGAAAGAATTATCATAGAAGGAGAAGTACCAAGTCCAATAAACCCACCAAGTGGTTGTGTTTTTAGAACACGCTGCCCAGTCGCGATGGATATCTGTGCCCAACACATTCCTGAATGGAAAGAAGTGAAAAAAGGACATTTTACCGCTTGTCATTTATTTGAGTAG
- a CDS encoding DUF302 domain-containing protein, producing the protein MFDYTVEATTGIDETIEKLKGALAEEKFGVLWEFDIQAKLQEKGLEFSEPYKVLEVCNPHEAKKVLDKSKMVGYFLPCKIVVYSDQEKTKIGMPKPSFLIQAIQDEELSSIAMDIEKRLVSAINRSI; encoded by the coding sequence ATGTTTGATTATACAGTTGAAGCAACAACAGGAATAGATGAAACGATTGAAAAGTTAAAAGGGGCTTTAGCCGAGGAAAAATTTGGTGTCTTATGGGAATTCGATATTCAAGCAAAACTACAAGAAAAAGGTTTAGAGTTTTCAGAACCATATAAGGTTTTAGAAGTTTGTAATCCACACGAAGCAAAAAAAGTCCTTGATAAAAGTAAGATGGTAGGTTATTTTTTACCATGTAAAATTGTCGTATATAGTGACCAAGAAAAAACGAAAATCGGCATGCCAAAACCAAGCTTTTTAATACAAGCTATCCAAGATGAAGAATTAAGCAGTATTGCAATGGATATTGAAAAGAGGCTAGTATCGGCTATAAATAGAAGTATATAG
- a CDS encoding response regulator transcription factor — translation MYKILIVEDDETISSILEEHLNKWGYKTSRVVDFSNVLSIYTSFEPHLVLMDINLPFYDGYYWCTRFREFSNLPIVFISSRDSDADKIRAISQGADDYIEKPFSMDLLIAKTQATLRRAYSYINHNLDVLQHRDLLLNAERQQMISGEQQVELTRNECRILTLLVRNQGNVVSRTRLIKALWNDESFVDDNTLTVNVNRLRKKMEIVGLGEYIKTIKGEGYRLL, via the coding sequence ATGTATAAAATACTGATAGTTGAAGACGATGAAACCATTTCTTCTATTTTGGAGGAACATTTAAATAAGTGGGGTTATAAGACCTCAAGAGTTGTAGACTTTAGTAATGTTCTTTCAATATATACTAGTTTTGAGCCTCACCTTGTATTAATGGATATTAATCTACCATTCTATGATGGTTATTATTGGTGTACTAGATTTCGGGAATTCTCTAATCTTCCTATTGTTTTTATTTCATCTAGAGATTCAGATGCGGATAAGATCAGGGCTATTTCACAAGGCGCGGATGATTATATCGAAAAGCCATTTTCCATGGATCTATTAATAGCAAAAACTCAAGCGACACTCCGGCGTGCTTATTCGTATATTAATCATAATTTAGACGTACTACAACATCGTGATTTACTACTAAACGCAGAGCGACAGCAAATGATTAGCGGTGAACAACAAGTTGAACTTACAAGAAATGAATGTAGGATATTAACTCTTCTTGTCCGAAACCAAGGCAATGTTGTTTCGCGGACAAGGCTTATAAAAGCATTATGGAATGATGAAAGTTTTGTCGATGATAATACACTCACGGTTAATGTGAATCGATTACGAAAAAAGATGGAGATTGTAGGACTAGGTGAATATATAAAAACAATCAAAGGTGAAGGGTATCGTTTACTATGA
- a CDS encoding sensor histidine kinase codes for MSFLDYLKERWITYVFFFLASSFSYTVYKLEQNLSSSQSNVDYIATGCGLLLVLFVAVDFYTIKSRFKRMKRFCELHASTEEVANFTYPLDRKYGELVQNIIVADEEFQAKIRTTYADELDFIKKWLHDVKVPISAAKLILETSENEMPPKVYQSIDNELFTIENSVEKVFYEIKTNRFYDDYKISAVNTKRLISLALKDYANFFSYKKLTLSIKGVEGIILTDEKWSTYILSQILFNAVKYTDYGGGIVIQTDVVDLETTISIKNYGSGILEEDIGQVFNKGFTSSVQRHGMKATGYGLYLAKKLSDMLGHKLTVNSHYQEYAEFRITFMKTKTIHDVTKM; via the coding sequence ATGAGCTTCTTAGACTATTTAAAAGAAAGATGGATAACCTATGTTTTTTTCTTCCTTGCTAGCTCTTTTTCATATACCGTTTATAAGCTTGAGCAAAACTTATCTAGTAGCCAATCAAACGTAGACTATATTGCTACTGGCTGTGGACTTTTGCTTGTATTGTTTGTGGCAGTTGATTTTTATACAATCAAATCGCGCTTCAAAAGAATGAAAAGATTTTGTGAACTACATGCTAGCACAGAAGAAGTAGCTAATTTTACATATCCTTTAGATAGGAAGTACGGAGAACTTGTCCAAAATATCATCGTAGCAGATGAAGAGTTCCAGGCTAAGATACGTACAACATATGCAGATGAGTTAGATTTCATAAAAAAGTGGTTACATGATGTAAAGGTTCCAATTTCCGCAGCAAAATTAATTTTAGAAACTAGTGAAAATGAGATGCCCCCTAAAGTTTATCAAAGCATAGATAACGAATTATTTACCATCGAAAATTCAGTAGAAAAGGTTTTTTATGAGATAAAAACCAATCGATTTTATGATGATTATAAAATATCGGCGGTGAATACGAAGAGACTCATTTCACTTGCGCTTAAGGACTATGCAAATTTTTTTAGCTATAAAAAACTTACCCTTTCCATTAAAGGAGTGGAAGGTATTATATTGACTGATGAAAAATGGAGTACCTACATCCTTTCGCAAATCCTCTTCAACGCCGTAAAATATACGGACTATGGAGGGGGAATTGTCATTCAAACAGATGTCGTTGATCTGGAAACGACCATTTCGATTAAAAACTACGGAAGCGGTATTTTAGAAGAGGACATTGGCCAAGTATTTAATAAAGGGTTTACATCGTCTGTCCAAAGGCATGGAATGAAGGCTACAGGCTATGGATTATATTTAGCTAAGAAGCTAAGTGACATGTTAGGCCACAAATTAACAGTAAACTCTCACTATCAAGAATATGCAGAGTTTAGAATAACCTTTATGAAAACTAAGACAATTCATGATGTGACAAAAATGTAA
- a CDS encoding ABC transporter ATP-binding protein, translating into MQLLKVSNLSKIYGTDVKRYHVLMDISFEVNEGEFIGVMGASGSGKTTLLNILGSIDKPTSGRIIMNGTDIATLKKNDLARHRMDNIGFIFQDYNLLETMTLKENIILPLALKGDKVEMMEEKLKPLVMDLGITKVLDKYPYEVSGGEQQRAAACRALITNPKVILADEPTGNLDSKSSQDLLELLTYINHDYRATILMVTHDVFAASYCQKIMFIKDGEIYNELYSGQSKKHFFDSIIEVMSVLGGQRT; encoded by the coding sequence ATGCAGCTACTCAAAGTATCAAATCTAAGCAAAATCTATGGAACAGATGTGAAACGATATCATGTACTGATGGATATTAGCTTTGAAGTAAATGAAGGTGAGTTTATCGGGGTCATGGGGGCATCAGGCTCAGGGAAAACAACTCTTTTGAACATTTTAGGTAGTATTGATAAACCGACATCCGGTCGAATAATAATGAATGGAACTGATATTGCAACCCTAAAGAAAAATGATCTTGCTAGACACAGAATGGATAACATTGGCTTTATATTTCAGGATTATAATTTACTAGAAACGATGACATTAAAGGAAAATATAATTCTACCATTAGCACTAAAGGGCGATAAGGTGGAAATGATGGAAGAAAAACTTAAGCCACTTGTCATGGATTTAGGGATTACGAAGGTCCTTGATAAGTATCCATATGAAGTTTCGGGGGGAGAACAGCAGCGTGCCGCTGCTTGTCGTGCGTTAATCACAAATCCAAAGGTGATCTTAGCCGATGAACCTACAGGAAACCTGGACTCGAAGTCAAGTCAGGACCTACTTGAGCTATTAACCTATATTAACCATGATTATCGAGCAACCATACTCATGGTCACTCACGATGTATTTGCCGCCAGCTATTGCCAAAAAATCATGTTTATAAAAGACGGAGAGATTTACAACGAACTGTATTCAGGGCAAAGTAAGAAACATTTCTTTGACTCAATTATTGAGGTAATGAGCGTTCTTGGAGGACAACGTACATGA